From Gordonia crocea, the proteins below share one genomic window:
- the sepX gene encoding divisome protein SepX/GlpR, giving the protein MPNSVLWVCLVAIWLFVLVPMVIQGRPEIRKSTPVAAATRVIKRGEDAVRRRRVGAGSHPHDPDYQPKGRPKRTASAARLGEADSDKADETADVEAEKVESEAVDPSRVPGKVPNRKRTRRTVAARMRRVVSVTTSRPEVDEITEVIPAVGADESAPARATAGSLVDDDAIIEAEIVDDEVRIVEVETVEVIDVETTERIDLVGDDSPTQKIDKVVDEPTVPTLFDLDEDSATTTAVAEAADEVDEPVVESAADSTDDADETVSAVVDETADESGEEPVAESEIDTAAETDTAAEVDVEAAAVADDKDLDDEADDDLVDDLNEVDDDDGDEGDGPSAQWDDVDPNELTQVMMTRPGRGGYDPEVDRQRLELKYKERQRVLVTLVVLTLLAVGAGVLFSTPGWIAAGVAGFSLVAYLVFLRRAVTTEAQVRNRRLERLERNRREEVARRRRDIVELSEGDVAPPPRPRVRRPSGMQVVAIDDEDPAFDHLPVYQQPRMMRADDDYRRAAVG; this is encoded by the coding sequence ATGCCGAACTCAGTGTTGTGGGTGTGCTTGGTGGCGATCTGGCTCTTCGTGCTGGTCCCCATGGTGATTCAGGGGCGCCCGGAGATCCGCAAGTCCACCCCGGTGGCCGCGGCGACGCGCGTGATCAAGCGCGGCGAGGACGCCGTCCGCCGACGCCGCGTCGGCGCCGGCTCGCATCCCCATGATCCCGACTACCAGCCGAAGGGACGCCCCAAGCGGACGGCCTCGGCCGCGCGACTTGGTGAAGCCGACTCGGATAAGGCCGACGAAACCGCGGACGTGGAAGCAGAGAAGGTGGAGTCCGAAGCGGTCGACCCGTCGCGGGTCCCCGGCAAGGTTCCCAACCGCAAGCGCACCCGGCGCACCGTGGCAGCGCGCATGCGGCGCGTGGTGAGCGTGACGACGAGTCGCCCCGAGGTCGATGAGATCACCGAGGTCATTCCCGCCGTCGGTGCGGATGAGTCGGCACCTGCGCGGGCCACCGCCGGCTCGTTGGTCGACGACGATGCGATTATCGAAGCCGAGATCGTGGACGACGAGGTGCGTATCGTCGAGGTGGAGACCGTCGAGGTCATCGACGTCGAGACCACCGAGCGGATCGATCTGGTCGGCGACGATTCGCCGACTCAGAAGATTGACAAGGTCGTCGACGAGCCCACGGTGCCAACCCTTTTCGACTTGGACGAAGACAGTGCGACGACGACGGCGGTTGCGGAGGCCGCCGACGAGGTCGACGAACCGGTCGTGGAATCGGCCGCCGACAGTACCGATGATGCCGACGAGACTGTCTCGGCGGTCGTCGACGAAACTGCCGACGAATCCGGCGAAGAACCGGTCGCAGAATCTGAGATCGACACAGCAGCCGAGACCGACACAGCAGCCGAAGTCGACGTCGAGGCCGCGGCCGTGGCCGACGACAAGGATCTCGATGATGAGGCAGACGACGACCTCGTCGACGACCTCAACGAGGTTGACGATGATGACGGCGACGAGGGTGACGGGCCGTCCGCGCAGTGGGATGACGTCGACCCCAACGAGCTCACGCAGGTGATGATGACCCGCCCCGGCCGCGGTGGATACGACCCCGAGGTCGACCGGCAGCGGCTGGAACTCAAGTACAAGGAGCGCCAGCGCGTCCTCGTGACGCTGGTGGTGCTCACCTTGCTGGCGGTCGGGGCCGGTGTGCTCTTCTCGACGCCCGGTTGGATCGCCGCCGGGGTCGCCGGGTTCTCCTTGGTCGCCTACCTGGTCTTCCTGCGCCGCGCGGTGACGACCGAGGCCCAGGTCCGGAATCGGCGGTTGGAACGACTCGAGCGCAACCGGCGCGAGGAGGTCGCCCGTCGTCGACGAGACATCGTCGAACTGTCCGAGGGCGACGTCGCGCCACCGCCGCGGCCGCGGGTACGGCGACCCAGCGGCATGCAGGTCGTCGCGATTGACGACGAGGATCCTGCTTTCGACCACCTGCCGGTCTATCAGCAGCCGCGCATGATGCGCGCCGACGACGACTACCGTCGGGCCGCGGTCGGCTAG
- a CDS encoding 5-formyltetrahydrofolate cyclo-ligase: MTKAQVRARLRDAREARSVFDVESAAANLADWMYRLPMAVEEGSTIACYLPVGSEPGSDAMLEALDDQGFRIIVPVVPDGEPQPLRWAVFDRGTQLQTRRWGLAEPATPSLPPESLADASVVFVPALAVARDGTRLGRGAGYYDRSLSVSRAVRVAVVFDDELVDRLPAESTDVPMEWALTPEAGFTRLDPTGPAAG; encoded by the coding sequence ATGACCAAGGCCCAGGTACGAGCCCGCCTTCGCGACGCGCGCGAGGCCAGGTCCGTCTTCGACGTCGAATCGGCGGCGGCCAACCTGGCCGACTGGATGTACCGGCTCCCGATGGCGGTCGAGGAGGGCTCGACCATCGCGTGCTATCTCCCGGTGGGGAGTGAACCGGGGTCCGACGCCATGCTCGAGGCTCTCGACGACCAGGGCTTCCGAATCATCGTTCCGGTGGTACCCGACGGGGAGCCACAACCGTTGCGCTGGGCGGTCTTCGACCGCGGCACGCAGTTGCAGACGCGGCGGTGGGGCCTGGCCGAGCCGGCGACCCCGTCGTTGCCGCCAGAGTCGTTGGCCGACGCGAGCGTCGTCTTCGTCCCCGCCCTCGCGGTGGCCCGCGACGGGACCCGTTTGGGCCGCGGTGCCGGATATTACGACCGAAGCCTGTCCGTATCGCGTGCGGTCCGCGTCGCGGTGGTTTTCGACGACGAGCTGGTCGACCGGTTGCCGGCCGAATCGACCGATGTGCCGATGGAGTGGGCGCTGACCCCGGAGGCGGGCTTCACCCGGTTGGACCCGACCGGGCCCGCAGCCGGTTAG
- the glp gene encoding molybdotransferase-like divisome protein Glp: MRSVDEHLARITAAAVVPRPVQIAISEAQGLMCAEEVLTERPLPGFDQAAVDGYAVRAVDVALAGVVAPDEDEDFDGGEAELDTLVPGDPIAVFLPVVGDVEPGSRTPIRLQPRQAVRVETGAPMPTLADSVVPLRWTDGASQKVRVAHGVDSGSYVRRVGDDVQPGDVAVRAGEIIGPAQVGLLAAVGRARVLVHPRPRVSVIAVGSELVDIDRVPGQGQVYDVNSYALAAAARDAGADVNRVGIAERDATRLREVVEAQLIRSEIVVICGAVGGSSSKAIAEALTDLGELEIARVAMHPGSVQGFGQLGGEEVPTFLLPANPVSALVTFEVMVRPLIRIALGKREPLRRVITARTIGPIASVEGRTGYLRGQLMREERTGDYMVQVIGGSATGTSHLLAELAEANCLVVVPSEAAKLDPGDEVEVMFLAQRG, translated from the coding sequence ATGCGGTCGGTCGATGAACACTTGGCGCGGATCACCGCCGCTGCCGTCGTCCCGCGACCGGTGCAGATTGCCATTTCCGAGGCCCAGGGCCTCATGTGCGCCGAAGAGGTCCTCACCGAGCGGCCGCTCCCCGGTTTCGATCAAGCCGCGGTCGACGGCTACGCGGTCCGCGCGGTCGATGTCGCGCTCGCCGGGGTGGTGGCCCCAGACGAGGACGAGGACTTCGACGGCGGCGAGGCCGAACTCGACACGCTGGTCCCCGGCGACCCGATCGCCGTCTTCCTGCCCGTCGTCGGCGATGTGGAGCCGGGGTCGCGGACCCCGATCCGCCTGCAGCCACGCCAAGCCGTCCGGGTCGAGACCGGTGCGCCGATGCCGACCCTCGCCGATTCGGTGGTCCCGCTCCGGTGGACCGACGGCGCGAGCCAGAAGGTGCGCGTCGCCCACGGCGTGGACAGCGGCTCCTACGTGCGGCGCGTCGGCGACGACGTGCAGCCCGGCGACGTCGCGGTCCGGGCCGGCGAAATCATCGGACCGGCGCAGGTGGGTCTGTTGGCCGCCGTCGGCCGTGCCCGGGTGCTGGTGCACCCGCGGCCCCGGGTGTCGGTGATCGCCGTCGGTTCCGAACTCGTCGACATCGACCGGGTGCCGGGCCAGGGCCAGGTCTACGACGTGAACAGCTACGCCCTGGCCGCCGCCGCGCGCGACGCCGGCGCCGACGTCAACCGCGTCGGGATCGCCGAGCGCGACGCGACTCGGCTGCGCGAGGTCGTGGAGGCCCAGTTGATCCGGTCGGAGATCGTGGTCATCTGCGGTGCCGTGGGCGGCTCGTCGTCGAAGGCCATCGCCGAGGCGTTGACCGACCTGGGCGAGTTGGAGATCGCGCGTGTCGCTATGCATCCGGGATCGGTGCAGGGATTCGGCCAGCTCGGCGGCGAAGAGGTGCCGACCTTCCTGTTGCCGGCCAACCCGGTGTCGGCGCTGGTCACCTTCGAGGTGATGGTCCGCCCGTTGATCCGTATCGCCCTGGGCAAGCGCGAGCCGCTGCGGCGGGTGATCACCGCGCGGACGATCGGGCCGATCGCCTCGGTCGAGGGCCGGACCGGCTACCTGCGCGGACAACTCATGCGCGAGGAGCGCACCGGCGACTACATGGTGCAGGTGATCGGCGGCTCGGCCACCGGCACGTCGCACTTGCTCGCCGAACTCGCCGAGGCCAACTGCCTCGTCGTCGTGCCGTCGGAGGCGGCGAAACTCGACCCCGGTGACGAGGTCGAGGTGATGTTCCTCGCCCAGCGCGGCTGA
- a CDS encoding DEAD/DEAH box helicase: MTTTFASLGVPEELVKVLSAQGKTEPFPIQAATLGNTLEGDDVLGRGKTGSGKTLAFAIPLVAGLREIGVTTRPGRPTGLVLAPTRELATQIADTITPLAQAMRLSVTTVFGGVKQGRQEQAFRRGVDIVVACPGRLDDLMKQGIVKLDDIEITVLDEADHMADLGFLPVVTRILSATPDDGQRMLFSATLDNGVDKLVRKFLHEPVTHSVDEANSPVAKMTHHVFEAPTATEKHALVRELASGTGRRILFTRTKHQAKKLARKLTAEGIPAVDLHGNLSQNQRDRNLAAFGEGGVRVLVATDVAARGVHVDGVELVVHVDPPAEHKAYLHRSGRTARAGEAGDVVTVCMPEQRGDLRKLLRSAKIDVKPQAVTASSEVVDRLVGPRADHVEPAPAPAADANGGRGGGQRRTGGGRKSGGRGSSAGRGGQPRGQGGRPAGGQSRSSRSGGSRRGGGRPRAAV, encoded by the coding sequence ATGACCACCACATTCGCTTCCCTCGGCGTGCCCGAAGAACTCGTCAAGGTTCTGTCCGCACAGGGCAAGACCGAACCGTTCCCGATCCAGGCGGCGACCCTGGGCAACACGCTGGAGGGCGACGACGTCCTCGGCCGCGGCAAGACCGGCTCGGGGAAGACCCTCGCCTTCGCCATCCCGCTGGTCGCCGGCCTGCGCGAGATCGGCGTGACCACCCGGCCCGGTCGCCCGACCGGGTTGGTGCTCGCACCGACTCGCGAACTGGCCACCCAGATCGCCGACACCATCACCCCGCTGGCCCAGGCCATGCGTCTGTCGGTCACCACCGTCTTCGGCGGTGTGAAGCAGGGCCGTCAGGAGCAGGCGTTCCGCCGCGGCGTCGACATCGTCGTCGCCTGCCCGGGGCGCCTCGACGACCTGATGAAGCAGGGGATCGTCAAGCTCGACGACATCGAGATCACCGTGCTCGACGAGGCCGACCACATGGCCGACCTGGGCTTCCTGCCGGTCGTGACCCGGATCCTCTCCGCCACCCCCGACGACGGGCAGCGCATGCTGTTCTCCGCGACGCTGGACAACGGTGTCGACAAGCTGGTGCGCAAGTTCTTGCACGAGCCGGTCACCCACTCGGTCGACGAGGCCAACTCGCCGGTCGCCAAGATGACCCACCACGTCTTCGAGGCGCCGACGGCGACCGAGAAGCACGCCCTCGTCCGCGAACTGGCGTCCGGCACCGGTCGACGCATCCTGTTCACCCGGACCAAGCACCAGGCCAAGAAGCTGGCGCGCAAGCTCACCGCCGAGGGGATCCCCGCGGTCGACCTCCACGGCAACCTCAGCCAGAACCAGCGCGACCGGAATCTGGCGGCCTTCGGCGAGGGGGGCGTGCGGGTCCTCGTCGCCACCGATGTGGCGGCCCGCGGGGTCCACGTCGACGGTGTCGAACTGGTCGTCCACGTTGATCCGCCGGCCGAACACAAGGCTTACCTGCACCGTTCGGGACGCACGGCGCGCGCCGGGGAGGCCGGCGACGTGGTCACCGTGTGCATGCCCGAACAGCGCGGTGACCTGCGCAAGCTGTTGCGCAGCGCCAAAATCGACGTCAAGCCGCAAGCCGTGACCGCGTCGTCGGAGGTGGTGGACCGCCTCGTCGGCCCGCGCGCCGACCACGTCGAGCCGGCCCCGGCCCCGGCGGCCGACGCCAATGGCGGCCGAGGCGGTGGCCAGCGACGCACCGGCGGCGGTCGGAAGTCCGGTGGGCGCGGCTCGTCGGCGGGACGTGGCGGCCAACCGCGCGGCCAGGGTGGTCGACCGGCGGGCGGCCAGTCGCGCAGCAGCCGATCCGGCGGTTCGCGCCGCGGCGGTGGCCGTCCCCGGGCCGCGGTCTAA
- a CDS encoding FmdB family zinc ribbon protein: MPTYSYACTECDNKFDIVQSFSDDALTECPQCHGRLRKLFNSVGIVFKGSGFYRTDSRSGSVPAGASSSSSSTSSSSSDSSSTSASSSSDSPSTSTTAAAS; encoded by the coding sequence GTGCCCACTTACTCCTATGCCTGCACGGAGTGCGACAACAAGTTCGACATCGTGCAGTCCTTCTCCGACGACGCCCTGACCGAGTGCCCGCAGTGCCACGGCCGGCTGCGCAAGCTGTTCAACAGCGTCGGGATCGTGTTCAAGGGCAGTGGCTTCTACCGCACCGACTCCCGGTCGGGATCGGTGCCCGCGGGTGCCTCTTCGTCGTCGAGCAGCACCAGCTCCTCGTCGTCGGATTCGAGCAGCACCAGCGCCTCGTCGTCCTCGGATTCGCCCAGCACCTCGACCACCGCCGCGGCCTCCTAA
- a CDS encoding acetyl-CoA C-acetyltransferase, with the protein MATRELAPVYVLGGNRIPFARSNGAYLSETNQSMLTAALDGLVARYDLAGAHLGEVAGGAVVKLARDHSLTREALLDTALSRATPTVDVQQQCATGGQAVVHIANKIACGQIESGVACGADTTSDPPIGFGPRLRDRLVRINAARSTGDRLKLAVQLPFSLDFDIPSPHERRTKLTPGAAQAVTGERWGIGRAEQDEIALASHRNLAAAYDRGFFDDLVTPFCGLDQDDNLRRDIDAERLARLKPCFGGPDGTMTAANSTTLTDGASSVLMGTAEWASQRGLTPLARIVDAQSWAVDYVDGDPKTQGVLMAPAYAVSALLRRNGLALQDFDYYEIHEAFASQVLSTLAAWADPGFCRDELGRDEPLGSIDRERLNVAGGSLATGHPFGATGGRITATLAKLLARNGAGRGLISICAGSGMSVTMILEAA; encoded by the coding sequence ATGGCAACTCGTGAGCTCGCGCCGGTCTACGTCCTCGGCGGCAATCGGATCCCCTTCGCCCGGTCGAACGGCGCATACCTGTCGGAGACCAACCAGTCGATGCTCACCGCGGCGCTCGACGGCCTCGTCGCCCGCTACGACCTGGCCGGTGCGCATCTGGGGGAGGTGGCCGGCGGCGCGGTGGTGAAACTGGCCCGCGACCACAGCCTCACCCGCGAGGCGCTCCTGGACACCGCCCTGTCGCGGGCCACCCCGACCGTCGACGTCCAGCAACAGTGCGCGACCGGCGGACAGGCCGTCGTGCACATCGCCAACAAGATCGCCTGCGGCCAGATCGAGTCGGGGGTGGCCTGCGGTGCCGACACAACCTCGGACCCACCGATCGGATTCGGTCCGCGTCTGCGCGATCGCCTGGTGCGCATCAACGCCGCCCGGTCCACCGGCGACCGGCTCAAACTTGCCGTGCAGCTCCCGTTCTCCCTCGATTTCGACATCCCGAGCCCGCACGAGCGCCGCACCAAGCTCACGCCCGGGGCGGCCCAGGCCGTCACGGGCGAGAGGTGGGGGATCGGGCGTGCCGAGCAGGACGAGATCGCCCTCGCGTCGCACCGCAATCTTGCCGCCGCGTACGACCGCGGGTTCTTCGACGACCTGGTCACCCCGTTCTGCGGACTCGACCAGGATGACAACCTGCGCCGGGACATCGATGCGGAGCGGCTCGCCCGCCTCAAGCCCTGCTTCGGCGGGCCGGACGGCACGATGACGGCGGCGAATTCGACGACGCTCACCGACGGTGCCTCGTCGGTGCTGATGGGCACGGCGGAATGGGCGTCGCAACGCGGCCTGACACCGTTGGCGCGCATCGTCGATGCCCAGAGCTGGGCGGTCGACTATGTCGACGGTGATCCCAAGACCCAGGGCGTCCTGATGGCCCCGGCCTACGCGGTCAGCGCGCTGCTGCGTCGCAACGGGCTGGCGCTGCAGGACTTCGACTATTACGAGATCCACGAGGCCTTCGCCTCGCAGGTGCTGTCCACGTTGGCCGCCTGGGCGGACCCCGGTTTCTGCCGCGACGAATTGGGCCGCGACGAGCCGCTCGGGTCTATCGACCGCGAGCGCCTCAACGTCGCCGGCGGGTCGCTGGCCACCGGTCATCCGTTCGGCGCCACCGGCGGCCGCATCACGGCGACACTGGCAAAACTCCTGGCGCGCAACGGGGCCGGCCGCGGATTGATCTCGATCTGTGCGGGGAGCGGAATGTCGGTCACGATGATCCTGGAAGCGGCGTAA
- a CDS encoding UTP--glucose-1-phosphate uridylyltransferase has product MSTPQSDVTAAPPIPRTAVVPAAGLGTRFLPATKTVPKELLPVVDTPGIELVAEEAKSAGAQRLFIVTSPGKDGVVAHFVEDLVLENTLAKRGKAAMLAKVRKAPNLLEVASVVQDKPLGLGHAIGCVEEYLADDEDAVAVLLPDDLVLPGGVLETMARVRARRGGSVLCAIEVPDDQRSAYGIFDVEALPDAENPDVLRVRGMVEKPNPDEAPSNYAAAGRYILDRKIFDALRRTKPGAGGELQITDAIAQLIADGEPVHVVVHRGTRHDLGNPGGYLKAAVDFALDRDDYGPELRAWLVERLAQG; this is encoded by the coding sequence ATGAGCACCCCGCAATCGGACGTCACGGCCGCACCGCCGATTCCGCGCACGGCCGTGGTGCCCGCCGCCGGATTGGGCACCCGCTTCCTCCCGGCCACCAAGACCGTTCCCAAGGAATTGTTGCCCGTCGTCGACACGCCGGGCATTGAATTGGTCGCCGAAGAGGCGAAGTCCGCGGGCGCCCAGCGCCTGTTCATCGTCACCTCGCCCGGCAAGGACGGCGTGGTCGCCCACTTCGTCGAGGACCTGGTCCTGGAGAACACCCTGGCCAAACGCGGCAAGGCGGCGATGCTGGCCAAGGTCCGCAAGGCGCCCAACCTGCTCGAGGTGGCCTCGGTGGTCCAGGACAAGCCGCTGGGCCTCGGTCACGCCATCGGTTGCGTGGAGGAGTACCTCGCCGACGACGAGGATGCCGTCGCAGTGCTGTTGCCCGACGACCTCGTGCTGCCCGGCGGAGTGCTGGAGACCATGGCCCGCGTCCGCGCGCGCCGCGGCGGTTCGGTGCTGTGCGCGATCGAGGTGCCCGACGACCAACGCAGCGCGTACGGGATCTTCGACGTCGAGGCATTGCCCGACGCCGAGAACCCGGATGTGCTGCGGGTCCGCGGAATGGTCGAAAAGCCGAACCCGGATGAGGCGCCGTCGAATTATGCCGCCGCTGGGCGCTACATCCTCGACCGGAAGATCTTCGACGCCCTGCGCCGGACCAAGCCCGGCGCCGGCGGGGAATTGCAGATCACCGACGCCATCGCGCAGTTGATCGCCGACGGGGAGCCGGTCCACGTGGTGGTCCACCGCGGTACCCGCCACGACCTGGGTAATCCGGGCGGTTACCTCAAGGCCGCCGTCGACTTCGCACTCGATCGCGACGACTACGGCCCCGAACTGCGCGCCTGGCTCGTCGAACGTCTCGCCCAGGGGTAG
- a CDS encoding SRPBCC family protein → MSSTHTTSKGKDMVAVTVEKVINAPRAVVYGVFADRESYGANLPINTRLVTPGTDARQGVGAVHFLGLGPAGIKEQITELVPDERLVYRVVGGVPVRSHVGTVEFADAPGGGTRVTYTMDSDPKVPVPAGVLKAGLKALTNQLITACDKAARAKAAG, encoded by the coding sequence ATGAGTTCCACCCACACCACGAGCAAGGGGAAAGACATGGTTGCCGTCACCGTCGAGAAAGTGATCAACGCACCGCGCGCGGTGGTCTACGGGGTCTTCGCCGACCGGGAGAGCTACGGCGCCAACCTGCCGATCAACACCCGGCTCGTCACCCCGGGGACCGACGCGCGCCAGGGCGTCGGCGCGGTGCACTTCCTCGGACTCGGTCCGGCGGGCATCAAGGAGCAGATCACCGAACTGGTCCCCGATGAGCGCCTCGTCTACCGCGTCGTCGGTGGGGTGCCGGTTCGCAGCCACGTCGGGACGGTCGAGTTCGCCGATGCCCCCGGCGGCGGCACCCGTGTCACCTACACGATGGATTCCGATCCGAAGGTGCCCGTTCCCGCCGGTGTCCTCAAGGCCGGCCTGAAGGCGTTGACGAACCAGCTGATCACCGCCTGCGACAAGGCTGCTCGCGCCAAGGCCGCGGGCTAA
- a CDS encoding SIMPL domain-containing protein, with product MSPLEITVRGRAERQYRPEQGTAVLTAAFTESTSEAAHAKALELQSDVVAELTRLDETDALNTWHANDIHVFGHRPWIDGKQAAQIVYTTRIAMTAEFLDFEALAAFLVEWAGRDGLEVGRIMWDVLAENRPRYEATVRRDAVRDAVAKAQAYADAVGRGTVTAVALADPDMLRAGPEPSPAPMMARAMSADAGGGPSLELRPDDVVIAVAVDARFTAGD from the coding sequence ATGAGTCCACTCGAGATCACCGTGCGCGGCCGCGCCGAGCGCCAGTACCGACCGGAACAGGGGACCGCCGTGTTGACGGCGGCGTTCACCGAGTCGACCAGCGAGGCGGCGCATGCCAAGGCGCTGGAGTTGCAGAGCGACGTCGTCGCGGAATTGACGCGGCTCGACGAGACCGATGCGCTGAACACGTGGCACGCCAACGACATCCATGTCTTCGGCCACCGGCCGTGGATCGACGGGAAGCAGGCGGCACAAATCGTATACACGACCCGGATTGCGATGACGGCGGAGTTCCTCGACTTCGAGGCGCTGGCCGCCTTCCTCGTCGAGTGGGCCGGGCGCGACGGGCTGGAGGTCGGCCGGATCATGTGGGACGTGCTCGCCGAGAACAGGCCGAGGTATGAGGCGACCGTGCGTCGCGACGCCGTGCGCGATGCCGTGGCCAAGGCGCAGGCCTACGCCGATGCGGTCGGTCGCGGCACGGTGACCGCCGTGGCGCTGGCCGACCCCGACATGCTGCGTGCCGGACCGGAGCCCTCGCCCGCGCCGATGATGGCCCGCGCGATGAGTGCCGACGCCGGCGGCGGGCCTTCCCTGGAACTGCGGCCCGACGACGTGGTGATCGCCGTCGCCGTCGATGCGCGGTTCACCGCGGGCGACTAA
- a CDS encoding GNAT family N-acetyltransferase yields MFTWGSGSRMHPGWPARLGPLEVAAGGVVLRPIKLRDGAAWSRLRVRNQDLLVPWEPTTDGNWAARHHRSNWPSLYSVLKSEARRGAVVPFVIEVDGEYAGQLTIGNVQRGAVRSAWIGYWVDRDQTGRGVATAAVALGVDHAFGALGLHRLEATVQPTNAASRSVLTKVGFRHEGLLKRYMDVDGRWRDHDLFALTTEEVVNSAAEALVRAGRAQFR; encoded by the coding sequence GTGTTCACGTGGGGTTCGGGTTCGCGGATGCACCCGGGATGGCCGGCGCGGCTGGGTCCGCTCGAGGTGGCTGCCGGGGGTGTCGTGCTGCGCCCGATCAAACTGCGCGACGGTGCCGCCTGGAGTCGGCTGCGGGTACGCAACCAAGACCTGTTGGTCCCGTGGGAACCCACGACGGACGGCAATTGGGCGGCCCGGCATCATCGCAGCAACTGGCCGTCGCTCTACTCGGTCCTCAAATCCGAGGCCAGGCGCGGTGCGGTCGTCCCCTTCGTCATCGAGGTCGACGGCGAGTATGCCGGCCAGCTGACCATCGGCAACGTGCAGCGCGGGGCGGTGCGCAGTGCCTGGATCGGCTATTGGGTGGACCGGGACCAGACCGGTCGAGGGGTGGCCACCGCGGCGGTCGCGCTGGGGGTGGACCACGCATTCGGCGCCCTCGGCCTGCACCGGCTCGAGGCGACGGTCCAGCCGACCAACGCCGCGTCCCGCTCGGTGCTCACCAAGGTCGGGTTCCGTCACGAGGGACTGCTCAAGCGCTATATGGACGTCGATGGTCGGTGGCGCGACCACGACCTGTTCGCGTTGACCACCGAGGAAGTCGTGAACAGCGCGGCCGAAGCGCTGGTGCGAGCCGGAAGGGCACAGTTCCGATGA